Proteins found in one Fusarium keratoplasticum isolate Fu6.1 chromosome 12, whole genome shotgun sequence genomic segment:
- a CDS encoding FAD-binding-3 domain-containing protein has translation MHASDFKVIVVGGGPVGLTAAHALTQANIDCIVLESRPSAIIDAGANLVMMPMGLQALGQLGLLDALERVSTPLGQTERQDHQGQDIGDVRWFNYFKKHFGTSPRVLSRHDLTRVLYESLPSKTQNNIITGKKVEDVIPHEDGVEVTCTDGSSYKGSIVIGADGAHSLVRERMRTLALEANATGVNDENPFLTTYRGFWLRIPTSHTGLQAGITSETHGPGATTQLFSGPDTTVMGLYERLESPTRSRARYTEEDQFALVERWGHLPLAPGGKLTLKEAFSRRTQSGLVNLEEGVVKDWSWDGRIVLAGDAAHKFTPSTGAGCNNGIVDVIVLVNELHRAVEETRADGYAGSPERAQLANAFNKYQSLRLEAVTAACSGSGQVTASATWQTAVHKFIDKHVLASHSMQSFFFNQGAKRMAQVPRMDFIKDAGCLKGN, from the exons ATGCACGCAAGCGACTTCAaagtcatcgtcgtcggcggcggTCCTGTTGGGCTCACAGCTGCCCACGCCCTTACCCAAGCCAACATTGACTGCATCGTACTGGAAAGCCGACCAAGCGCCATCATTGATGCTGGTGCCAACCTTGTAATGATGCCGATGGGACTACAGGCCCTCGGTCAACTCGGTCTACTCGACGCCCTTGAAAGGGTCAGCACTCCTCTTGGTCAAACCGaacgccaagatcaccaaggccaagataTCGGAGATGTAAGATGGTTCAATTACTTCAAGAAACA CTTTGGTACATCGCCTCGGGTTCTGAGCCGCCATGACCTCACCCGAGTTCTCTACGAATCCCTTCCTTCCAAGACGCaaaacaacatcatcactgGCAAGAAAGTTGAAGATGTTATCCCACATGAAGATGGGGTTGAAGTAACCTGCACCGACGGCAGCTCCTACAAGGGCTCCATTGTTATTGGTGCAGACGGTGCCCACAGTCTCGTCCGGGAACGAATGCGCACGCTGGCCTTGGAAGCCAACGCAACCGGGGTGAATGACGAAAACCCATTCTTGACAACCTACCGAGGGTTCTGGCTTCGAATCCCTACGTCACATACCGGCCTGCAAGCCGGAATCACCTCTGAGACACATGGTCCTGGTGCCACCACTCAGCTGTTTTCTGGTCCCGACACAACCGTCATGGGCTTGTACGAGAGGCTGGAGAGCCCGACACGAAGCCGAGCGCGATACACCGAAGAGGATCAATTCGCGTTGGTCGAGCGTTGGGGCCATCTCCCTCTTGCGCCTGGAGGGAAACTCACCTTGAAAGAGGCGTTCTCTCGTCGCACCCAATCAGGGCTCGTCAACTTGGAGGAAGGTGTCGTGAAGGATTGGAGTTGGGATGGACGTATTGTGCTTGCCGGAGATGCCGCTCATAAGTTCACCCCCAGCACTGGAGCAGGCTGCAACAACGGCATCGTTGATGTTATTGTCCTGGTGAATGAGCTCCATCGGGCTGTTGAGGAAACAAGAGCCGATGGCTATGCAGGCTCACCGGAGAGGGCTCAACTGGCAAATGCCTTCAATAAATACCAATCTTTACGATTGGAAGCAGTCACTGCTGCttgctcaggctcaggccaGGTCACCGCGAGTGCCACTTGGCAAACCGCAGTGCACAAATTCATCGACAAACACGTCCTGGCAAGCCACTCCATGCAAAGCTTCTTTTTTAACCAGGGGGCAAAGAGGATGGCTCAGGTTCCAAGGATGGACTTTATCAAGGATGCGGGTTGTTTGAAGGGAAACTGA